Genomic window (Rosa chinensis cultivar Old Blush chromosome 6, RchiOBHm-V2, whole genome shotgun sequence):
TCCTAAGAATGATCGTAATTCGATAAAACGGCGAGACAAGTTGCATGTGAATTACATTTAGACGGTTCTTAGGTCTATATTGTTTTCTCATTTGtacaccgccagcaaattttgTTCACCAACGAGAGGCTGTTAGTCTATCCCTGATTCCCTGTACTTCACAGCACAATCAAGACCTTGAACTTCTATTAAAAGAGGTATTACAGTAGGCAAGTTTTTAAAATAGTTTTTCTGTTACATTGTTGATTTATAGTACGTTTTACCCAGAAAGaaatatgaatgtcaactaaccatgttttttaaatttcttcctGCATAATACATTATATTGTATCCCAAAAAATGAGACGTCATATTACTTGGCAAttgtttctcaaaaaaaaaaaaaaaaaaaaaattacttggcAACTGTTTTCAGAAAATCAGTAGTTTTTTCTCATCTATATAAATGAAATAACACTTCCTTGTACAACTCATCAGTTCATCGCCACAAATTTTCTGGTCGTCCAAAAATATGATATTACATGGGAAGGGAAGAGATGAAGATAAGACTGGTAATCTTATCCatttcaaattaaaaataaaaatagtacGGGAAAGTCTCAAGAGGACTAGTGCCCAAAATCCTTAAAGAACACATTCTGACAATGTTTGCACCCGACACGAAATATCAAAAACATTGATGACAACTTTGAGATCAAGTTTGAAAGCAACCCCGCATGGTTTGAAATATTGGTTTCTTATATAAAATTGATTCCCGACACGCTTGAAAAAAGAAACTGATTTATTTACTATTAAGAATTATTATGTACAACAAATTTCAATCAAGCCAGACAGATTAATTAGAACCCACTACAAGCAATGGTTGGCTGTTGATGGCATTATGAATGAAGAAATAagtaaaaagagagaaaaagactGATCCTTCAATAATCAATATCATCCACAAACATGATGTTTGAGCATCTAATCTGGTCATACATTACTATCTAGTACTTCCTGCACAAGATTCAGACCTTCTGCTGATATACTCCTCTTGAACTTGAACTTTGGGATCTCAATCTTAGGCGGTGGTTCTGGGGAGAAGCATACCACTACAACGGTCAAGTTATCACGTGTATCGCGCTTGAGAGCTTCCCTAACTAGCTCTCTGGAGCATCTTTCAGGATCATTGTGAAGCATCAATTCTTTCCTTGCAATTGTGACGGCACACTGGCTGCTCATCACATCCCATAGCCCATCACAGCCTATGATCAAGAACTCATCTTCCTCACTCAGAATTGTCTCCTCAAGCTCTGGTTCTGCACTCAAGGGACAAGAGGAACCTTTGGACCCTTTCATGTGCCAATCTCCAAGTGCTCGTGCCACTGACAATTGGCCGTTGAGGTATCCATCATACACCATGCCTCCCAGTTCTTCAATTCTTACTCTTTCTGAAGCACAATTTGGTTTATGGTCTTTGGAAAGTTCCACTGCCCTGCCTCTTCTTCCCAGAACAGCTCGACAATCTCCAGCATTGGCAACCAGCATGGTCCTAAACAAGAGATTATGTGTAAATCATTAGTCTCATCCATAAAAACGACAGTTAATAGACAGAGGGAGCTTTGTGGTCGAAAACCTACAGGAATCCTTCAGCACATTTTTTCTAACTGAAAAATCTATCTAGTGTACCTGGTCAATACTCAAGACCATAAAGCTATATTATAGCCGTATCCATTGCAAAACGGAAGGGTTCACACATGACCCCTTGCCTCACACCCCAAATTTCTATTACCATGTTTCAAGCCTCTACATGGATGCCAGAAAATTTAAGGGCATGAAAGCATTCCTGGATGACTTGGCAACAGTAAGAAGAGTGTGGAAAGAAGAGTGGTGGACAGGAAAGATGATGAAAGTTTACCCGTGGACTTGGCACAATACACTAGCCTATAACATAAAATGATCTCAACATAAATCAAATTTTCACAGTAACCATTCTCCAGCATGTAACTCCATAAGCTCCATAATATCTCTGGTACCACTTAATTCACtaattgcttccaagaagaaattaaagaagaagtTTGACATGCAACCGGGGAGTGAGATAGAGCGTCATAGAGCGAAGACTAACATACAACCACTGTAGAGTAACTTAAAGGTCTTGATAATTGTTTACTCTGAGCTATTTGTGAAGACCAATACCAGATGATAAAAGACACAATAGATTGATAATAACTCTCACCTTCCAAAGATAAGGGCAGTAAGTGCAGTGGTACCAGAGGAACTATCAAGAGTACCATTATCAGCAAAAGCATGGTCAGCCTTTAAAAAAGCACTCTTAATAGCTTGCTTAGCACAAAAAGGGAAATGTGAATCCTCCACTATAAACCTCAAAATATTCTCTCTGATATAAGAAGCTGCATCTGTACCACCATGGCCATCAAAAACCTACAATAGATCAAAAATGTTAACAGACCATGATGTGTTCTAGTTGTGCACCGAAAAATTACTGTACCACAGATTTCATTAATCAACATTAAAATAGCAATTCTATACAACCAAAATGAACTGTACTGATTAAAAATTCAGTTACACACCCCATAGAAAGCTCCAGGAGAAGGAAAGTCTGCAGTAGATCCTAGATGTTCAAGAATATTGTCTATACAAATATGCTCATCctccataaattgttttgatccAATCTCTGAACAGCTTCCAGACCGAAAAACAGGTACAAATGGTGAATTACTATCTGAGGAGGATTTTGAGCTAACAATTCCACTATCGAACTCCTACGTAAAGAGTGAAACGGCAGATCAAATTCCATTCAGATTTAATACCAATGAATGACAAATTCTAAGTACAGGCAAACTCACCACTTCAGTTGCAGGAGCCAACTGGGCAGAGCTGACACTGTTCCTAATAGCTGAAAGATGCCTAGGAGGTTTGCCGATGTTAGATTGCTTCATGTTCTCAAAAGTATTTGATTTCTCGTCCTTTGTAACAGTTACGTTCTTTCTGTAACTGCCATCTAACATGGAAAGTGAAGATGGGGTATCTGTCCCTGCAgccattttctttccaaaacaTAATCCACTCCTTGATCGAAAATTCGATCCCAAGTATTCCCTCTCCAGCGCGCTCCTcttttttaattacaaaaaggTGGTTCAAACTTCGAGAGCTTCAATTAAAGAGATCAGGAACAGACCCCAAACGGCACCACACAATAGTTTCAATACTAATCCTCCCTTTCTGTTGTTTCTTCGAACACTCTGTTGGGTACCTGAGTAGAAATAACCAGAAAAATTCTCAACTCACTTCTCCATTACTTTGTTGTGCTAAAAAGTAAGATCAAATATCCCAGTTAATCAACGGAGCCAAAAGCTACAACTATATAGTCTTAAATtctattaaacaaaaaaaacacaaactcCCTAAAAAGCACATCCAGATCATTTTGACATTTCATAAGATCACCCACAAAACCCACAGACCAATTCAGCAAACCAAAGTCCACCACAACTCAAAACCCATAAAAATTATTCTAATTTTGTAACATCCAAAGCACATAGCTTTTCATTTCCAATCAAAAAAGCATAATTCCCAGATTCAAAccccaaaaaaattaaatccAAATATAGAAACCACCAGAGACTAAGCAAATAAgtaaacccaaaacaaaaaaaaaaacccaaacccaCTGTGAAAAACACCCAACATGAATCACACACCCAATTAGAACAAGTCTTCAAGCACAAAGATTCAAGCTTTGCTTATGTAACAAACATAGAATTAAGAGCAAATAGTTGGTAAAACATGATGATGATGCTGAAATATACTTGCCGTACAGCTGTGGTAAGCTGAGATGAAAATCTTCAAAGATCCCTGAAAGAGAATTTGGAAAAGGAGAGGAAAAGAATTGCCCAAGTCTCCAAAGCTCTCAGACTCAAAAatgctttctttttcattttattatttatttatttatttatttatttttataattgtGTTTCTGGTTTCAGGATTGATGTTGATTCGTTGAATAAAGGGGTTGATGGAAGAACAAAAATGGGGGAACTGGCACGTGGTTTTGGGAAACCTGCTATTGCAGGTGGATCCGGTGGGCTTGTTGAATACGGACTGCGGGGTGAACTGACACGTGGCGGGGAGGAGTAGATATCTGGGTTGTTTACCGGATAACGAGGGAGGTGGTAAAGTTCAGCAATTGCGGCTGGGTTGGCCTGCCACCGTTGGATTTGAACAGTTAACAATTAACGGCGAGATGGGGGCTGACGGTTATCACCAAACGTGGGAATCGGTAGTTGACGTTCGTTGACATTGCGAATTGTGTTTTCAAAGTTCTTTTCTTCTATCCAACCACCGAGAATGGAGGCTTGCAAAGAAAACAAGGGGAGACTCTACAACATCATCCACACTCACCGGCCACTTGATCATTTTCAAGTAGAATGTGGGGGAAGTTTACAAAATTACCTTGAGCCGGTCTGAACGTTACTCGCTCTAGTGTTTATGTTTCCAAAAACCGCACGTTGACTAAATGTCATGAATAGTCTAAATTCGagatattttctcaaattttcctTGAAAGTATTTCCATCAATGAAATTTGCATACGCGTATTCTTTGTCCTTTAAATATTATTACTTTTAACAAATTGCATAtaagttttattttgttatataaGTGATTGGAGCTACTGTCCACACAAATAATTCAGTTTCATATATGATTTATCTGATTGTTTAGGATTTCTCAAATTGTACTTGAATTTATAATTTCTGCCAATCACTATAATTTATAATAAATGGACGAGATAAGCTAATTAGTAAATGTAGATGAGATATATTCTTATTTAGAACTTAAATTTCATGTTTCAATTCAAAGGCATTAATGAAAAGGGATGCTTTTTCCATTTGGATTTCCTATTGATTAGCCAAATGAGAGGGACTCATaacatgttttttgttttttttgttagtgAGGTATGACCAAAACACCACCTTTGAAGCTGACAAAAACGGTCCCTGTACACATTTTCATTGATGTGATCAATTGTGTGCATGACATTGTTTAGCCTCCAACACATATTGTCAGCTTCTTTTCAGTAGGTAAAACATGGGTTTCAatttcatgcttataatttgaTGCTCTCTGTCATAGGATTTGACATGAATGATCATCAGCTACAAATGCCACATTACCTAGATTTCTGAAGGCATAAGATTGCTGCCATTCTTTTCTGAAGCACTTTAGATGCTCAAAGTTATGCTACTTTCTCAGATTAATTCATACCAAAGTATGTTGATAAAATATTTTCCCAAGCGTTACATGATTGTAACTCTAACTTTCATCAGCACATGCATTTGCTACATAGAACGTGTAGGATTTTCGATTGCATACACCGCTGCAGCAGATGCTTCCGGTATAAGTCAATCAAACAAAGGCACCATTCTCTCTACATTCTATTATGGCTATGCCTGTTCACAGATTCCTGGAGGTTGGGCTGCTCAAAAGTTTGGAGGAAGGTCTGTTCTCCTCATCTCATTTGTTTCATGGTCCTTAACATATGCTTTTGTCCCTCTGGACCCTAAAAATGTTAAAACTATGGTTTTGGCTCGGTTGCTTGTTGGTGTGGCACAGGGGTTCATGTTCCCTTCCATCCACTCTGTTCTCGCTCAATGGGTTCCACAAAATGAGAGGTCCAGATCAGTTTCCCTCACAACTTCTGGGATGTACCTTGGTGCAGCTGCAGGTATGCTTGTGGTTCCAACCCTAGTGAAGTTGACAAGCCCCCAATTTGTGTTTTTGGGTGAAGCAACTTTAGGGACTATTTGGTCAGTGCTTTGGTTAAACTATGCTAGTGAACCACCAATTCAATTGTCTAAGCAAAATGGAGCATTTCCTAATTCTACTAGAAAAACCAAAATTCCATGGAAGAGTATTTTTAGAAGCTTACCTATTTGGGCTATTGTGGTGAACAATTTCACTTTCCACTATGCTTTGTATGTCATGATGAATTGGCTTCCAACATACTTTGAACAAGGCCTGAAGCTTAGTCTTCAAGAAATGGGGACTTACAAAATGGTGCCTTATTTCAACATGTTCATGTTCTCAAACATTGGTGGATTTGTAGCTGATTATTTAATCACAAAAAGGCTCATGTCTGTGACTAGAACTAGAAAGTTCTTGAACACTTTAGGGTTCATGGTTGCTTCTATTGCATTGATGGCACTGCCCAAATTCAGAACTTCAATTGGGGCTGTGATTTGTTCTTCATTTGCACTTGGGTTTTTGGCTTTAGGCAGAGCTGGGTTTGCAGTGAATCACATGGACATTGCTCCAAGGTATGCAGGAATTGTGATGGGTGTGTCTAACACAGCTGGTACATTAGCTGGGATAATTGGGGTTGATCTCACTGGGAAACTTTTAGAAGCTTCTAGATCTGCTCATGATTCGGATCTTTCGAGTCCAGAAAGCTGGACATCAGTTTTCATGATTCCTGGGGTGCTTTGCATTTTCAGCTCAATCTGGTTTTTGATCTTCTCAACTGGTGAGAGGATTTTTGACTGAGTTAGGCTTGTTATGGAACTTGGAAGCAGATAAATGAATTGAACAAGAAAAGGCCTGCATTCTTGTGATATGTAGATAAATGAACTGAACCTTTAGATCAAAGTTTTAGCATTGAGTGAATTTTGAAGGTTTTTTTTAATATTCAGCCTGATTAACTTGAAGCTCATTTTAGAGCATAATGAGTTGGAGCCTCTGCAAAACTTTAAGTATTCTTATCCAAATCAAGCATAGTTTCAGATGCCATAAAGTAAATCCTGTCAGAAATCAACCATTTGGTTTATTGTATCATATTCCTATCATGAAAGAACTTGCAAATTAAGACTAAAGAAAATTGTGGATGCTCACAAAATTGATTGATAGCACATATGTATGCACAAATGAAATGATCCATatataagaaacaaaaatatgggCCACTGAGTTTGGGCTATGGCTTTACTATCACTACCTGTTTTTCACCCTCTCATgatataaaaggaaaaagaaaaagaaggtcaAAAGCAATCGAAGGAATAAAGAATTCAGCCATGCACTTGTTCTGAAGATTGACTAATACAGAAGATGAGAAAACACAGTACCCCTCCACCAAGACCATGTGGAAACCCATTAGCCCAAGTTGCTTTCATTCTTTGGCTTGAAGCATTCTCATAGCATTTTAATACCCTCAACTCCAATGGGATTCTTCTTTTCTTGTGAGTTTTGGCACTATAGCTTTACTTTAGTGACTTTTCACCTTTGTTCTTGCCTGATTTGTCCAATCGATTCTGTTTCCACTAGATCTTAATTAATGAAATGTATTCAGAATGTGGTGGTTGTTTGACCCAGAGTTACCAGCTCCACCTCTTGTTCCTTTCTTCTATCCCCTCTGAAATCACCTGAACTTCTGtttttttcacctttttttgTGCTGAGCTTGGTGGTCACTCCACATTTATTTTGCTTTAGTGAGACAGATTTGTGCTTTTGGTTTGTTTTACTGTCTTCACTTTGGGTTTCAAGTAGCATAGTCCTTTAACTTTGACAACCTATTGCATTTGGTTCAGTTTGTTTAAGCTTCTAATTGGTATTTCTTCTTCTCCTGGAAAACTTCATCAGCACCAATAATTATTTATGGTGTATGAAATTAGGAAGTGCTAGCTGTttctttcccaattcaaaaTGCTACCGTTTGAGTTCTAAGTTGCTTGTAGATAAAACTACCACAGAAGCtatatttagtatttgaaatttATTGTTCCATTTGTTCGTACTGTTCAAATATAAGAAAGTTAGCAAGGTTCTCAGCGTAATATCACAATGAATCTAGTTTGCCTCTTGGCAATCCTTATTATCTGTATTGGAAGATCCACAGAAGGAGCATCAAGACCTGCTGTTGTGAACATTGGAGCTGTGTTTGCAGTAAGCACCATTAATGGAGGAGTCTCAAAGATTGCCATTAAGGCTGCCGAGGAGGATGTGAATGCCGATCCAAGCATTCTTAGTGGAACTAAATTTTCTGTATCTATGCATGATTCGAACTACAGTGGATTTCTCAGCATCATCGGAGGTATACAATTTTGCTTATGCATGCCTACTTTTTTCCTTGGAACAATTGTGTTTGACCATAAATATATAGTTGTAGTTTacactttttaaatttttttttttaatcacagcACTAAATTACATGGAGTCTGATACCGTGGCTATAATTGGTCCTCAAACTTCTGTAATGGCTCATATAGTCTCACATCTTGCAAATGAACTACACGTGCCGTTACTGTCATTCACTGCACTAGATCCCACCCTATCAAGCCTGCAGTACCCTTACTTTCTTCAAACTGCACCAAATGATCAATTCCAGATGAATGCTATTGGAGACATGGTTAGTTATTTCGGTTGGAAAGAGGTGGTTGCACTTTTCACTGATGATGATCAGAGCCGAAATGGTGTTACTGCATTAGGTGATAAGCTTGCACAAAAAATGCACAAGATTTCTTACAAGGCAGTACTTCCACCTGATCCAACAGCAACTCGAGACCAAGTTAAGACTGAGCTGGCAAAGATTCAGATAATGGAGTCTCGAGTAATTGTTCTACACACATTCTCGAGAACCGGCCTCTTGGTTTTTGATGTTGCAAAGGAACTTGGGATGATGGAGAGTGGATATGTTTGGATAGCTACTGCTTGGTTGTCCACAGTTTTGGATTCAACTTCCCCACTTCCTCAGAAGACTAAAGACTCCATCGAAGGAGCTCTCACTCTTCGTCCGCACACACCGGATTCAAAAAGGAAAAGAGCTTTCATTTCAAGGTGGAAGAAGTTGAGTAATGGCACTAGAGGGTTGAACCCTTATGCTCTATATGCCTATGACACTGTTTGGATTATTGCTCATGCTGTCAATTTGCTTTTGGATCAGGGAGGTACCATTTCTTTTTCCAATCATGCTAGCATACCTGGTTATAGGAGAGGGATTATGAACCTTTCTGCATTAAGCATTTTTAATGGTGGCAAGCAGTTGCTGGAAAACATATTGCAAACCAACACGACCGGTCTCACTGGTCCACTGGCTTTTCATTCAGACAGGTCCCTAGTGAATCCTTCCTATGATATCATTAACATAATTGAAAATGGATATCAACAGATTGGATACTGGTCTAACAATTCAGGGCTATCTGTTGTGCCCCCTGAGACAGCACCCAACCGGTCTACTTCAAACCAACATTTAGCTGCTGTTGTATGGCCCGGAGGGACAACAAATAAGCCCCGAGGGTGGGTTTTTCCAAACAATGGGAAGCAGTTAATAATTGGAGTACCAGATAGAGTAAGCTATCGCGACTTTGTGTCACAACAAAATGGTACAGATATAGCTAAAGGATACTGCATTGACATTTTCCTTGCAGCCATAAAGTTGCTTCCCTATGCAGTTCCACATAGGTTTGAGCTGTTTGGTGATGGCCACAAGAACCCAAGCTACTACGAGCTTGTTAGCAATATCCCTTCAGGTGTAAGTAAAACAAACTGCTTACTTTGTTACAGCAATATACAAAGGATAAAAAATTATgattaatttttcatttcttctgtAGAAGTTTGATGCTGCTGTTGGTGACATTGCAATAGTTGCAAACAGAACAAAGATTGTGGACTTCACTCAGCCATTTATAGAGTCAGGGCTAGTAGTGGTGGCACCAGTTAGGGGTTCAGATGCAAGAGCTTGGGCATTCTTGAAGCCATTTTCTCCATTGATGTGGGGTGTCACAGCAGCTTTCTTCCTAATTGTTGGATCAGTCCTGTGGGTTCTTGAACATAGATTAAATGATGATTTCCGGGGCCCTCCTAGGAAACAGATTGGCACAATTTTATGGTAAGTAGTACTTCTGTACATTGACCATTCCAATACAGACTCTGCATATATACTAATCTGTAGATTCTATGATTCATCTGCCttccttcttttatttttcaggtTTAGCTTCTCTACTATGTTTTTTTCTCATAGTAAGTCTTCTAATCTGGCATTGAATGTTGTGCTCCAACGTACAAAGAAATTCgtgttgaaattttttttgatcTTACAGGAGAAAATACTGTGAGCTTTCTAGGGCGAATGGTGCTAATCATCTGGCTTTTTATAATTCTGATAATCAACTCGAGCTACACAGCTAGCCTGACATCAATGCTCACAGTACAACAATTATCATCACCCATCACTGGAATCGATACCTTGATATCTAGCTTCGAGCCTATAGGATTCCAAGTAGGG
Coding sequences:
- the LOC112174881 gene encoding probable anion transporter 5 isoform X1, whose translation is MLKVMLLSQINSYQSMLIKYFPKRYMIVTLTFISTCICYIERVGFSIAYTAAADASGISQSNKGTILSTFYYGYACSQIPGGWAAQKFGGRSVLLISFVSWSLTYAFVPLDPKNVKTMVLARLLVGVAQGFMFPSIHSVLAQWVPQNERSRSVSLTTSGMYLGAAAGMLVVPTLVKLTSPQFVFLGEATLGTIWSVLWLNYASEPPIQLSKQNGAFPNSTRKTKIPWKSIFRSLPIWAIVVNNFTFHYALYVMMNWLPTYFEQGLKLSLQEMGTYKMVPYFNMFMFSNIGGFVADYLITKRLMSVTRTRKFLNTLGFMVASIALMALPKFRTSIGAVICSSFALGFLALGRAGFAVNHMDIAPRYAGIVMGVSNTAGTLAGIIGVDLTGKLLEASRSAHDSDLSSPESWTSVFMIPGVLCIFSSIWFLIFSTGERIFD
- the LOC112169749 gene encoding probable protein phosphatase 2C 27 encodes the protein MAAGTDTPSSLSMLDGSYRKNVTVTKDEKSNTFENMKQSNIGKPPRHLSAIRNSVSSAQLAPATEVEFDSGIVSSKSSSDSNSPFVPVFRSGSCSEIGSKQFMEDEHICIDNILEHLGSTADFPSPGAFYGVFDGHGGTDAASYIRENILRFIVEDSHFPFCAKQAIKSAFLKADHAFADNGTLDSSSGTTALTALIFGRTMLVANAGDCRAVLGRRGRAVELSKDHKPNCASERVRIEELGGMVYDGYLNGQLSVARALGDWHMKGSKGSSCPLSAEPELEETILSEEDEFLIIGCDGLWDVMSSQCAVTIARKELMLHNDPERCSRELVREALKRDTRDNLTVVVVCFSPEPPPKIEIPKFKFKRSISAEGLNLVQEVLDSNV
- the LOC112169712 gene encoding glutamate receptor 3.2 isoform X1, encoding MNLVCLLAILIICIGRSTEGASRPAVVNIGAVFAVSTINGGVSKIAIKAAEEDVNADPSILSGTKFSVSMHDSNYSGFLSIIGALNYMESDTVAIIGPQTSVMAHIVSHLANELHVPLLSFTALDPTLSSLQYPYFLQTAPNDQFQMNAIGDMVSYFGWKEVVALFTDDDQSRNGVTALGDKLAQKMHKISYKAVLPPDPTATRDQVKTELAKIQIMESRVIVLHTFSRTGLLVFDVAKELGMMESGYVWIATAWLSTVLDSTSPLPQKTKDSIEGALTLRPHTPDSKRKRAFISRWKKLSNGTRGLNPYALYAYDTVWIIAHAVNLLLDQGGTISFSNHASIPGYRRGIMNLSALSIFNGGKQLLENILQTNTTGLTGPLAFHSDRSLVNPSYDIINIIENGYQQIGYWSNNSGLSVVPPETAPNRSTSNQHLAAVVWPGGTTNKPRGWVFPNNGKQLIIGVPDRVSYRDFVSQQNGTDIAKGYCIDIFLAAIKLLPYAVPHRFELFGDGHKNPSYYELVSNIPSGKFDAAVGDIAIVANRTKIVDFTQPFIESGLVVVAPVRGSDARAWAFLKPFSPLMWGVTAAFFLIVGSVLWVLEHRLNDDFRGPPRKQIGTILWFSFSTMFFSHRENTVSFLGRMVLIIWLFIILIINSSYTASLTSMLTVQQLSSPITGIDTLISSFEPIGFQVGSFAENYLIEELNIPKSRLVPLGSPEEYANALKERTVAAVVDERPYIELFLSDNCMFSIRGPEFTKSGWGFAFPRDSPLAIDMSTAILTLSENGELQQIHDKWLSKKACASQTSDLESDQLQLQSFWGVFLIVGTACFIALVIHFSLAFRQYLRRSPEDDHHSDLEPPGHGSTSSGTTATPRLTFLSFIDEKKDQSKDNKSKRKREEIMRKSSNWHEKEDV
- the LOC112174881 gene encoding probable anion transporter 5 isoform X2, with protein sequence MHLLHRTCRIFDCIHRCSRCFRYKSIKQRHHSLYILLWLCLFTDSWRLGCSKVWRKGFMFPSIHSVLAQWVPQNERSRSVSLTTSGMYLGAAAGMLVVPTLVKLTSPQFVFLGEATLGTIWSVLWLNYASEPPIQLSKQNGAFPNSTRKTKIPWKSIFRSLPIWAIVVNNFTFHYALYVMMNWLPTYFEQGLKLSLQEMGTYKMVPYFNMFMFSNIGGFVADYLITKRLMSVTRTRKFLNTLGFMVASIALMALPKFRTSIGAVICSSFALGFLALGRAGFAVNHMDIAPRYAGIVMGVSNTAGTLAGIIGVDLTGKLLEASRSAHDSDLSSPESWTSVFMIPGVLCIFSSIWFLIFSTGERIFD
- the LOC112169712 gene encoding glutamate receptor 3.2 isoform X2 → MNLVCLLAILIICIGRSTEGASRPAVVNIGAVFAVSTINGGVSKIAIKAAEEDVNADPSILSGTKFSVSMHDSNYSGFLSIIGALNYMESDTVAIIGPQTSVMAHIVSHLANELHVPLLSFTALDPTLSSLQYPYFLQTAPNDQFQMNAIGDMVSYFGWKEVVALFTDDDQSRNGVTALGDKLAQKMHKISYKAVLPPDPTATRDQVKTELAKIQIMESRVIVLHTFSRTGLLVFDVAKELGMMESGYVWIATAWLSTVLDSTSPLPQKTKDSIEGALTLRPHTPDSKRKRAFISRWKKLSNGTRGLNPYALYAYDTVWIIAHAVNLLLDQGGTISFSNHASIPGYRRGIMNLSALSIFNGGKQLLENILQTNTTGLTGPLAFHSDRSLVNPSYDIINIIENGYQQIGYWSNNSGLSVVPPETAPNRSTSNQHLAAVVWPGGTTNKPRGWVFPNNGKQLIIGVPDRVSYRDFVSQQNGTDIAKGYCIDIFLAAIKLLPYAVPHRFELFGDGHKNPSYYELVSNIPSGFDAAVGDIAIVANRTKIVDFTQPFIESGLVVVAPVRGSDARAWAFLKPFSPLMWGVTAAFFLIVGSVLWVLEHRLNDDFRGPPRKQIGTILWFSFSTMFFSHRENTVSFLGRMVLIIWLFIILIINSSYTASLTSMLTVQQLSSPITGIDTLISSFEPIGFQVGSFAENYLIEELNIPKSRLVPLGSPEEYANALKERTVAAVVDERPYIELFLSDNCMFSIRGPEFTKSGWGFAFPRDSPLAIDMSTAILTLSENGELQQIHDKWLSKKACASQTSDLESDQLQLQSFWGVFLIVGTACFIALVIHFSLAFRQYLRRSPEDDHHSDLEPPGHGSTSSGTTATPRLTFLSFIDEKKDQSKDNKSKRKREEIMRKSSNWHEKEDV